The Leishmania major strain Friedlin complete genome, chromosome 28 genome includes a region encoding these proteins:
- a CDS encoding putative U5 snRNP-specific 40 kDa protein, translating to MCCLYPPFRPFPPRVVFPCRCSLLILSCSFLLVPLLFAVCRGNPRRLCLTVGTSLAARATQVHFISSRPDAEGARLTYLGRTERRRKREADGGVWYCCFPFTRCLSLPRPLLFSLSSSSILLFSQMALTVTSSSAPSGGAEAVYWNLHGHLEDVVCAAAHGRVCATGDVDGAVLLWRFAGAVPEHVCCMNTGGPAVVDVAWSGATALLVAQGDGCATVWDVEKGARLRTISRYAVKGRCAWPVVNCVAATGRDSFVFGGDDGYLVTADKRSDKVVAGVHIAVPLTSATTTGFSLFVGDVCGTLHWFDTRAGSREMERIVCGSAGITSIIADPLQDRVVTYSMSGTVQVTDTQPFALLSSDRLLGATELGVNERQVLLRGAWVPRSDAVVMPSGKGNVVSVSANDVVGGVTRTVHAGRTGSAMNVSVCVDDEYVVCSGDGGEVAAYQW from the coding sequence ATGTGCTGCCTTTACCCTCCTTTCCGCCCTTTTCCCCCGCGCGTTGTCTTTCCATGCCGTTGCTCCCTTCTCATTCTCTCATGCAGTTTTCTCTTGGTGCCCCTTCTCTTTGCGGTTTGTCGTGGCAATCCTCGTCGATTGTGCCTCACTGTGGGCACCTCACTCGCCGCTCGCGCAACACAAGTACACTTCATTAGCAGCAGGCCCGACGCTGAAGGTGCACGGCTCACTTATCTCGGGAGGACTGAGCggcgaaggaaaagagaagcagaTGGTGGAGTGTGGTACTGCTGCTTTCCGTTTActcgctgtctctctctccctcggcCTCTCTTGTTTTCTCTAAGCTCTTCATCAATCTTGCTCTTCTCACAAATGGCGCTCACTGTAACTTCGTCATCTGCTCCGTCAGGCGGGGCAGAGGCTGTGTACTGGAATCTGCACGGCCACCTCGAGGACGTcgtgtgtgccgccgcgcatggccgcgtgtgcgcaacCGGCGATGTTGACGGGGCAGTGTTGTTGTGGCGCTTTGCTGGGGCCGTGCCAGAGCACGTCTGCTGCATGAACACGGGAGGACCTGCAGTAGTAGACGTGGCGTggagcggcgccacagcgctgctggtTGCTCAAGGGGACGGGTGCGCCACCGTCTGGGATGTCGAGAAGGGTGCACGGCTGCGTACCATCTCTAGGTACGCCGTCAAGGGTCGATGTGCGTGGCCGGTGGTAAactgcgtggcggcgacagGACGCGACTCGTTTGTGTttggcggcgatgacggctACCTTGTCACAGCGGACAAGCGAAGCGACAAGGTCGTGGCGGGTGTACACATCGCCGTTCCCCTCACAAGCGCCACGACTACCGGTTTCTCTCTATTTGTCGGAGACGTGTGCGGGACGCTGCACTGGTTCGACACCCGGGCGGGGTCGAGGGAGATGGAGCGCATTGTCTGTGGCTCTGCCGGGATCACCAGTATCATAGCGGACCCTCTGCAAGATCGAGTGGTAACGTACTCGATGAGTGGGACGGTGCAGGTAACTGATACGCAGCCCTTTGCATTGTTATCGTCGGATCGCCTGCTGGGTGCGACAGAGCTGGGCGTGAATGAGCGCCAAGTCCTGTTGCGTGGCGCGTGGGTGCCGCGTTCTGACGCTGTAGTAATGCCAAGCGGCAAGGGCAATGTCGTATCCGTCTCCGCGAATGACGTTGTGGGAGGGGTGACGCGCACGGTGCACGCAGGCCGCACTGGGTCGGCGATGAACGTAAGTGTCTGCGTGGACGATGAGTACGTAGTCTgcagcggtgatggtggcgaggtggcggcgtACCAGTGGTAG